GGCCCGGACGGCCACGCTGAGCGGGCCGTCGTCGTCGACGAGGCTGGAGACCGACAGGGCGCGGGAGGACCGGCCGGCGACCACCACGCCCGGGCTGCCCGGCACGACGACCCGGCCCTGCGGGCCGTAGAAGCGCAGGTCGACCTCGGCGGAGGCGTCGTCGGGGTTGCTGAGCACGAGCTCGGTGCGGTCGCTGTCGGAGGACCCGACGCCGACGAACCACTGCTCGGTGCCCGGCAGCAGGCAGGGCGCCGCCATCAGGCCGGAGCTCTCCCCCTCCCCGGTCAGGCTGGTGACCGCGCCGCTGCCGGCGGTGGCCAGCGCACCCTCCCCGGTCAGCAGCAGCGGGGTGCGGACGCGGGCCTGCTGAGCGCCGGTGCCGGCGGCGGTGACCTCGAGGTCGCCGCTGCCGCCGGCGAGCGGGGCGCCGGTCAGCGTGCCCGGGCCGGGCGTCGCGCCGCGGCGCACGGTGACGGCCGAGACGGTGCTGGTGGGCGCGTCCTCGTCGGCGGAGGTGCTGGGGGACGGGGTGGACGTGGGGTCCGAGGGGGTGGACGCGGGGTCGGACGGGGTGCTGCCCGGCTCCGGGGACGGGCTGGCGGTGTCGCCGGGCGCCGGGGAGGGGGTGGGCAGGGCGTCGGCGGAGCCGACCGTGCAGACGGAGCTGGTCCGCCCGACGGCGGCGGTCGGTGCCGCGGCGGGCTTCGCGCTGCGCGCGTCCAGCAGCGTGCCACCGCCGACCACCAGGGCAAGCCCGAGCAGTACGACGAGGCAGATCACAGCCCGGCGCAGGGAGGGCCGGTCGCGCAGCCGCGACCCGGTGTAGTCCGACATCAGCTGACCTCCGCCAGGGTGGCGGCACGCCGGGCCGACTTGGCCGGGTCGCGCACCTCGGGACGTCGGATCGCGGGCGCGGCCAGCACGCCGGCCACGACGAGCAGCAGTCCCTGGGCGAACAGGAACCAGTGGGACACCGAGGGCAGCGACCAGGTGAGCTGGCCCCCGGCGGCCGGCAGGACGAACCCCTGCTGCCAGCCGGCCACGACCGGGGTCAGCGGCCGCCCGTCCAGGCTGGCCTCCCACCGGCGGTCGGCGGCCTCGCCGAGCAGCAGCTGACGGCCCTCGGCCCCGGGCGGCAGCACCAGCGGGGCGCCGGCGACCGGGGTCCGAGCGGTCCCGTCGACGACCGTGGTGCGGCTCACCGGGGGCTCCAGCCGCCACACGACGGCGCCGTCGTCGCCGCTGGCCGCGCCGAGGCCGGGAGTGTTGTCGATCCGGGCCCCCTCCTCCTCGGTCGCGCCCCGCACCCAGACGTAGCCGATCCCCAGGTCGGCCAGCTGCGGCGCGATGTCGGAGTCGGCCGTGCCGGCCACGAGGCGGACGACGAGGTCCTGCGCCTGCTGCTGCGCGGCGCTCGACCCGCCGAACGTGCCGCCGCGGTCGGCGTCGCCGAGGCGCAGCTGACGGTCGGCCAGCACCGCGAAGCGGGCGTCGTCGCCCGCGAGGTCGACGGCCAGCACGCGGGCCCGGGTGTCGCCCACCATGGCGTTGCGGACGTACGGCGGCAGCGCCTCCAGGCCGACCCGGTCGACGGGTCCGGCCAGTCCGGCCCAGATCCACCAGGCCGCGCCGCCGACCGTGACCAGGGCCACGGCGACGCCGCCCAGCACGGCCGCCGGCTGCAGCCACGAGAAGCTGCGCCGGCCGACGTCACGCGAGAGGCCGTCCACCCCCGCGGCGCCGCCCAGGGCGAGGGCGCCGAAGGCGACCAGCAGGTGCGGGCCGACCCACGGCCGGACCTCGGCGCCGAGCGGGGGCACCGGCACGACCAGCCGGGAGAGCACGACGGCCAGGGCCAGCGCCAGCAGGGCCGCGAACCAGCAGACGACGACGAGCCTGCGCTCCGAGCGGCGGAGCAGGCCACCGAGCGCGAGCGCCCAGATCACGCCGAAGACGACGGCGCCGAGCCACAGCGGGGGCAGCCCGGGCCCGACGTCGCGGCCCAGCGCCAGCTGCCACACCTCGGGGGCGGCGGGAGCGCCCTGCAGGGCGGCGTCGGGTCCGACGAGGAGCCGGCCCGGCTCCAGGATCAGGCTCGGCCACCACGGCAGCAGCACGACCAGCGGCAGGCCGAGCGCGATGCCGATCCGGCCGATCTTGCGCGGGGTGCGGCGCAGGGCGATGGCCCCGGCGGCGCCCGCGACCAGGGCGAAGACCATCAGCGACGGCTCGAACGCGACGAGGACCACCAGCGCGACGCCCGCGCCCCAGGCGCCGCGCCACGCCTCGGGGGTGCGGACCCGGCGCAGCACCAGCGCCCGCGCGGCGGCGGCCAGCAGCGGCAGCGTGAGGGCGACGACGCTCAGCGAGAGCCGGCCCTGGTTGGTGCCGCCCAGCAGGGCGGGCAGCAGCGCGTAGGTCAGCGCGACCCAGAGCCGCAGCCGGCGGTCGGCCACCACCCGCCGGACCACCGGGTAGGCCACGAGCAGCGCCAGCGGGACGACCGCGCCGACCATCAGCGTGGTGAACCACTCGGGGCGTCCCGCCAGCACGGTCGAGGCCACGGCGGCCAGCGCCAGCCACGGCGGGCTCGACTGGCCGGGGGCGCCGGGGACCGGGTCCCACACCGAGGCCCACAGCGCGCCGAGGGTCTGCTGCGCGGGCAGCAGGGCGGGCCCGGCCAGCGACCCCGTGCCGAGAACGCCCCGCGCGGCGACGAGGCTGCCGACGACGGTCAGCAGCAGGGTGAGCACCACCGGGCTCAGCCAGGGGTTGCGGGAGCGGTCCTCGGCGACGGTGGCGAAGTCGTCCCCGGTGAGCTCGTCGAGGCTGGTGCCCTCGACGTCACCGGCGACCGAGCGGTAGCGGTCGGAGAGCGCACCGTTCACGGCCTCGGCCGCGACCCGCAGGCTGCTCCACCAGGGCGGCCGGAGTGCCTGGACGACCTCCGCGGTGCCCGGCGCGGGCTCGATGGTGGCCGTCCGCTTGCGCAGGGCGTGGATGCGGCCGGGGTGGGCGACGAAGGAGGCCAGCGCCAGCACCTCGTCCAGCGCGCGGCCGGGGACCTTGCCGACGAGGTAGCCGACGGCGTGCACGAGGCAGCTCCAGACCAGCCGGAGCCAGACCAGCGGCAGCGAGCGGGCGGGCGCGTGCCCGGCGACGACGACCATCCCCAGCAGCCGGTCGAGCCGGCCCGGGCGCCGACCGGCGACGCCACGCGGCCGCAGCCCGGCCCGGCCCACCTGCCGGTGGGTCATCTCGGCCTGGGGGGTGGTGACGACGCGGTAGCCGTTGAGGTGGGCGCGCCAGCCCAGCTCGACGCCGTCGCGGAACACGGGCAGGGCCGGGTCCAGGCCGTCGAGGTCGTTCCAGACCGCCGTCCGGATGAGCAGCCCGCAGGTCGAGACGCCCAACCGTTCCACCGGCTCGTCGCGCTGGCCCTGGTCGATCTCCCCGACGTCCACGCCCAGCTCGCGCCGTCCGGTGCCCGAGATGCTGACGCCGACCTCGCTGATCTGCTGGCCGGCCTGCCGCCGCCGGGGCAGCAGGAGCTTCGGCCCGGTGATGTCGATCCGCTCGCCCAGCACGTGGGCCAGCAGCTGCTGCAGCGCATCGGGGGCGGGGATGGCGTCGTCGTGCAGCAGCCAGAGCCAGCGGCTCTCGTGGCCGGTGCCGGGGCGGAGCAGCCGCGTCCCGCTGTCCTGGAGCACGGCGGCGCGGTCCTGCTCGAGGGCCGAGCGGACGGCGTCGCCGAACCCGCTCCCCCGCCGGCCGGCGTAGACCGCGTGCAGCAGGCCAGCGTCCCGGGCCCGCTCCAGCAGGGTGCGGGTGGCGTCGTCGCTGCCGTTGTCGACGGCGATCAGCCGCTCGGGCCGTCGGGTCAGGGCCTCCAGGCCGTCGAGGGTGGCACCGAGCCACCGGGCCGCGTCGAAGGCGACCAGGACAGCGGTGACGTGGGCCGAGGACACGTCCCGCGTGGCCGCGGGGAGCGGTTCCTCGGCAGCCCAGGACCAGGGGTCCGAGTCGTCGGCCGAGGCGCCGAAGGGGCCGGAGCGCAGGGCGGCGAAGGCATCCTCGTCACCGTTCCGCCGCCGGTCCGTCCGAGGTCCGCTGCCAGTCGTGCTGTCCATCCGCTGAGCGCTGCCTCTGGTCCTCGTCGCAGTGTTACCCCTGGTCAGCGCGCTTCCGCAGGAGGAGCGACGGGCCGGGGCGCCCGGTCGGGCGGCCCCCACCCTAGGCGATGGAGCCGTGCGTCACCACGGACGACGACTCCGGGCGACCGGCGTCAGACGCCCCGCCTCAGACGGCGCGCTTCTTCAGCTTGCGGCGCTCGCGCTCGCTCAGGCCACCCCAGATGCCGAAGCGCTCGTCGTTCTGCAGCGCGTACTCCAGGCACTCGCCGCGCACGTCGCAGGAGAGGCAGACCTTCTTGGCCTCCCGGGTGGAGCCGCCCTTCTCCGGGAAGAACGCCTCGGGGTCCGTCTGGGCGCACAGTGCGCGCTCCTGCCAGCCGAGGACGCCCTCGTCGTCAACGTCGTCCACCAGCTCCGGCATGAGCTGTGCCAGTTCTGTCATCTGTGTCTCCTCGACCCCGCATCTGTGTGTGCACCCGACCACCACGACTTCGCGGGCCGTGAGGGCGTCGGCGCGGCCACCCACCCACCCTGGCAGCCCCCACCGGCGTCGTCTCCGGTCGGGGGACCAGAGGGGCGAGCCGGGCCAGTACGGTGAATGACACTGGTGGAATTACATGCCTGTCAATACCGGTTCGTCAAGTGCGGATGAGGTAGAGGGACCGGCTGTACCGGGGCCCTCCGACGTGCTACGGGGCGGGCCGGCCCCAGGGATGGGCCTCCCCGGGGGCCGGTGCAGGATCGCCCTGGTCAGCGGGTTCGGCGTCGGGGGCCGGGGCCCCGAGGGCGGGCGGCACCTCCCAGCCGGTCCCCGTCGGGGTCCCCCAGCCCGTCGCCGGTCGGCCGGACGCGGCGTCGCCGGCCGTGGTCCAGGCGGCGCCGGAGGCCACGTCCGGGGACCAGGTGGGCGCCAGGGCCGGGTCGGGAGCTGGCGTCGCGGCCGTCCCGTCCTCCTCGGACCGCCCCTCGGACGGCTCCGACCCGGCGGTGAGGGCCGGCTGACC
The window above is part of the Friedmanniella luteola genome. Proteins encoded here:
- a CDS encoding DUF5719 family protein; this encodes MSDYTGSRLRDRPSLRRAVICLVVLLGLALVVGGGTLLDARSAKPAAAPTAAVGRTSSVCTVGSADALPTPSPAPGDTASPSPEPGSTPSDPASTPSDPTSTPSPSTSADEDAPTSTVSAVTVRRGATPGPGTLTGAPLAGGSGDLEVTAAGTGAQQARVRTPLLLTGEGALATAGSGAVTSLTGEGESSGLMAAPCLLPGTEQWFVGVGSSDSDRTELVLSNPDDASAEVDLRFYGPQGRVVVPGSPGVVVAGRSSRALSVSSLVDDDGPLSVAVRASEGRVSVAARRIRTDDLKPAGADWQIPSVTPGPAVVVAGVPGDAGPRSLEVVNPGPDRASVSVEVLGLSGPLAPAGADVVEVAAESTASVPLESGLAGESASVRLSSTTPVSAAVVSTSRRPDAQPDLAVQSALPPLVRQGVSAVATTTDSAASELVLSNGGDTDAATTFSVVSYTGVVLREDEILLAAGSTATRRLTSPGPSYVVVDVPDGSAVVGSVTLTQPDGDVAGLATLPLVSPDVASRAPSVEQDPAVAR
- a CDS encoding glycosyltransferase, producing MDSTTGSGPRTDRRRNGDEDAFAALRSGPFGASADDSDPWSWAAEEPLPAATRDVSSAHVTAVLVAFDAARWLGATLDGLEALTRRPERLIAVDNGSDDATRTLLERARDAGLLHAVYAGRRGSGFGDAVRSALEQDRAAVLQDSGTRLLRPGTGHESRWLWLLHDDAIPAPDALQQLLAHVLGERIDITGPKLLLPRRRQAGQQISEVGVSISGTGRRELGVDVGEIDQGQRDEPVERLGVSTCGLLIRTAVWNDLDGLDPALPVFRDGVELGWRAHLNGYRVVTTPQAEMTHRQVGRAGLRPRGVAGRRPGRLDRLLGMVVVAGHAPARSLPLVWLRLVWSCLVHAVGYLVGKVPGRALDEVLALASFVAHPGRIHALRKRTATIEPAPGTAEVVQALRPPWWSSLRVAAEAVNGALSDRYRSVAGDVEGTSLDELTGDDFATVAEDRSRNPWLSPVVLTLLLTVVGSLVAARGVLGTGSLAGPALLPAQQTLGALWASVWDPVPGAPGQSSPPWLALAAVASTVLAGRPEWFTTLMVGAVVPLALLVAYPVVRRVVADRRLRLWVALTYALLPALLGGTNQGRLSLSVVALTLPLLAAAARALVLRRVRTPEAWRGAWGAGVALVVLVAFEPSLMVFALVAGAAGAIALRRTPRKIGRIGIALGLPLVVLLPWWPSLILEPGRLLVGPDAALQGAPAAPEVWQLALGRDVGPGLPPLWLGAVVFGVIWALALGGLLRRSERRLVVVCWFAALLALALAVVLSRLVVPVPPLGAEVRPWVGPHLLVAFGALALGGAAGVDGLSRDVGRRSFSWLQPAAVLGGVAVALVTVGGAAWWIWAGLAGPVDRVGLEALPPYVRNAMVGDTRARVLAVDLAGDDARFAVLADRQLRLGDADRGGTFGGSSAAQQQAQDLVVRLVAGTADSDIAPQLADLGIGYVWVRGATEEEGARIDNTPGLGAASGDDGAVVWRLEPPVSRTTVVDGTARTPVAGAPLVLPPGAEGRQLLLGEAADRRWEASLDGRPLTPVVAGWQQGFVLPAAGGQLTWSLPSVSHWFLFAQGLLLVVAGVLAAPAIRRPEVRDPAKSARRAATLAEVS
- a CDS encoding WhiB family transcriptional regulator, yielding MPELVDDVDDEGVLGWQERALCAQTDPEAFFPEKGGSTREAKKVCLSCDVRGECLEYALQNDERFGIWGGLSERERRKLKKRAV